In the genome of Peromyscus eremicus chromosome 1, PerEre_H2_v1, whole genome shotgun sequence, the window ccaccgcccggccagagggACCTGTTAAAAGTATGACTGCTCAAGTACTCTGCCTGCAGCCAGCCATCTCTGCAGGTTGGTGGTGGCCTGGTGGACAGGCAGGGGACAGCCCAGTAGTAGTTCACTTGAGGAAGGCCTGGCAGGAAAGCCACAGACATCGCAACTGCTCAGTCCTGgattgttctctctccctcccggATGACACCAAACCCCGCTCAGCAGAGGCTACTCTCACCCCTCGGGAGCCCACACGGAAGGCGAGAACAGGCTTAGACGTTGGAGCCAGACAGCCGGGTGTTCGAGTCCTGGCTTTGCCACTGCTATGCCATGACCttaaaccacattttttttcttttatgagccTGCTTCCTCGTTAATAAAACGGAGATGGTGGGCTCCGTGCCACGGAATCGTTATGGTAGCTGAAGACAATGGCTGCAGAaacccagagaggccagaggttgcCTGGAGTCACACACCACAAGAGAGTAAGCAAGATGCCGGGCGATGCCAGAGCTCTTTGTACACCGTCTGGCCTCTCTTGGGTCTGGACTCCTGTCTGAGGCCTGGTCTGTGTCCCCTGGGCTGTGGCAGAACGCAGCAGAGATGtttggggctgggctgggccccACATGGTGTGGTTCCTCTGGCCTGAGCTACCTCTCCACAGGGCCTTAtctgtccattctctcctttcccacaaactaatctttctctctcttggaaagttcctgtttcctccccgCCGCCGCCTTGTCTCTCCCAGGCCCGTCTCCGGAGACTCTAGCCAGCCTCCCACACAGGTCTAAGCTGTTCAGCACAGGGGGCTCAGAGGTAGGATGGCCACTCTTGACTCAGGATGGTACAGACGGGCAACCTGCCGTGCCCAAAGTTCTGATGCCAAGTCCTCTGAGCCATCCAGTGCGTGATGGAAGGTTTTACTCCGAATCTCGCAGGTACAGAGCTCTAAATCTCTGGACACAGTAAATGCCAGGGCTGCTGGAGTTCCCCAGGAGCCTGTGACTCACAATGACTGAAGCCCTGCCCCCTGCTGAGTAGATCCAGCAGGCTTCTACCCTGAAGCCTGGAGTAAGCAGACCTCCAGGGTCCAGGGATCCCCCTCCTGCTTGGTTGCCCAGCTCCTAGCCAGCCAGAAGGTCCAGGACTTCATCACAGGTCTAGACACTAGTCAATGACAGGCCCACAGGCCCACTGAGTCAGGGGCCAGCCTGCTCGCCTGCTCTGAGTTACGAAGTCTCCCTCCCATGCAGAGCAATAGGGACATGAGCCCCACTGTTGAGAGCTGGTCATGATGTGGGGCAAGTCACCTGTCCTTTGGGAACCCCAGTTTCCACCTGTCAGGTGGTGACATCATCTGTGGGGAGGCTGCGGAGAAGATGACTTGGGCTAAGGTGGACTGGGACACAGAAGGGACAGAGTAAACAGTCCTGATTATAAGAATACGGCTACTTTTCACCACGTGGCCTGCTTTCCCTTTTTCCTTGTCCTAAGTAAGGTTCAAAAGACAGCCCCACATTCGACACTTCTGAGGCGTGTTTTATACTCAGCTCCATTGGGTTCATGAGCTAGTCTCAGCCCAGGAAGACTCAGAGAGCTTGGGATGGGGGCAGATTGGGACACAGTACAGGCTTGGACACACCCTAGCTCAGCAGGACACACCCTAGCTCCCCAGAGGGAGCCCAGAGACTGTAGGAACCTGGGAGAGACCCACCCAGGCTGAAGGTTGTCAAGGAAGGctcactggagaaggagctgtctCCCtgggccatggaggagagctctGACGGACGCGGGGAGGGGGATAAGATAGTTGTTTGAAAGGTTCAAGGGTGGTGAGGAGCCAGAGGAGGGAAGCATGTGGAGACACACAACAGGGGATTCTAAGAGTGACAATTCTGGGCCTCTGGGAGAATGATGGCCAAGCCCGGCATCTAAGCAGACAGACTTCATGGCCAGAGCTGAGGGGCGCTGAGCTATAGGGACTATGGCAGGAGGGTGGGCTGTGTCTGGGGTTGGGCTGTGTCTGGGGGTGGGCTGTGGCTGGGGGTGGGCTATGTCTGGGGGTGGGCTATGTCTGGGGGTGGGCTGTGTCTGGGAGTGGGCTGTGTCTGGGGGTGGGCTATGGCAGGAGGGTGGGCTATGTCTGGGGGTGGGCTGTGGCTGGAGGTGGACTGTTTTGTGGGGTTGGCTGTGTCTGGGGGTGGGCTATGTCTGGGGGTGGGCTATGGCAGGAGGGTGGGCTGTGGCTGGGGGTGGGCTGTGGCTGGAGGTGGGCTGTTTTGTGGGGTGGGCTGTGTCTGGGGGTGGGCTGTGTCTAGGGTTGGGCTGTGTCTGGGGGTGGGCTGTGTCTGGGGGTGGGCTGTGTCTGGGGGTGGGCTCAAGTGCTGGACCAAGCAATTGAAGGCTGGTTCTGTGGGCCCCATGGACAAGGAGGGAACACACTTCAGAGTCAACTaaagtagctgggcggtggtggcagaggcagaggcaggcgggtctctaagttcaaggtcagcctgatctacagagtgagttccaggacagccagggctacacagagaaaccctgtctcgaaaaaccaaaattaataaataattaataaataaataaacaaacaacaaaacaaacaaataaataaatagaaaagagacAACCAAAGCAGAATACAGACTGGACACCCTGGAAGGGTACCACTCTAACCTCAGCTCCTTCGGCAGTGGCCATAAGATGGCCCTTCCCATCTGGGCCTTCTTCATCTAGAAAACAGTCTCAAAGGAGAACAAACTTATCTGGAGGTTCTTTCCAGCTCCTGATTCGGTGACTGCCACCCCCATGTCCCCCCAACAAGCCTGCAGGCCGAGCTTGGATAGCTACAAAACCCTGCTCTCTCCCACCCTATGACCTGACCGGTCTCTGGCAAATCCTCCATTCTGTCCTCCGTGCCCCACCAGGAGTCCCTGTTCCTCTCCATAAAACCCTGCCCAGGCTCTGAGGCCTTGCTCAGCAGGGCTTCTGTGTCAGTTTCCAGCTGGCTTTGAGGGAGCCCATCCCTTAGCTGCTAAGTGTGGGAGCCACAGACAGAAACTGTTTGGAACATTCTTTTGTATCCTTGGTCTTGGGTGGACCACCCCCACAAGCAGCACAAGACGGAGGTGCTTAACAACTGATTCTGTCTTGAggggctgggaagtggaagcttCCATGGGCCAGGCCGGCTCTCCCGCGTCACCCATTTTCAAAAACTAACCTTACTTCCTGCAGCTTGCTGTTGAATTGGGTGAGTTCATGAGACCTAGGGAAGTTTGCTGGCTGGCTGCTACTCCAGATGCAAAGCTGTCACTGTGAAGAACACGGATGATGGCACCTCTCAGGTTGCCCTTACGACCATCCCCGAGAAGTGACAATTGCCAGGTCAAAGATCAAGTCCTTTGTGGGAGTTTATAACTACAATCACCTCATGCCCACAAGGTCTTCTGTGGATATCTCGGACAAAAGTGTTGTCAACAAGGATGTCTTTAGAGACCCAGCTCTGAAACCCAAGGCCAGGGGGGAGGCCAAGGTCAACTTTGAAGAGCCACATAAGACAAGCAAGAACAAGTGGTCCTTCTAGAAGCTTCAGTTTTAGGTGCATTTTTGTTTCcattgttaatattttttaaaaagaaaggaagttaaGCTCAGTGGGGGACGGCCATGCCCACCTCCcagctcttccctcctccttagctctccctccctctccccttcaccCTTTCAATCTCCACCTCCAATCTGTAGACAGACATCACAGGCCCAGGTCCTCTTGGCTTTGCCAGCCCACCCACTTGACTATAATGAAAAAGGTGACTGTAGCCAGGCCTCCAACAGAACCCCAGACCCTGATGTCTGCTCATTTCCACATGGAGTCCAACCTGCACCTCCATCTACATCCGGGTCCAAATCTAATCCCCACCCTCTCCCCGACCCCGTCTTACAGCTGGCTCTCCATCCTTCCCCACACGTGCACCAAATCCAAACGGTTCTGCCTGGCCCTCCTGGACCCACACCcaaaaggggaagagaagaggccCTGCTGGTCCCTGCATCTTAGCACATCCTCTGCCACAAGCCTGGTCCAGGCTTGAGCTGTGAGCCTGGGTCTTTCCCAGCTTCCAACCTTAGGCATCGTCAGCCCAGCTCCACAGATAGCATAACAGTATGGGCCAGTCCCACCATCTGGGGTCCCACCGAAAACCCACCACGGCCACCTCCCTAAGGTCTCAGCTTCCTGGGGTAGCTTTTCCTCGCAGCCAGCTTAATGGGTCTGAAAGCACGCCAACGGCTGTGCTGTGGTAGTAAGAATGTCCCTGAGGAATAAACATACTGCCAAGTGGGTTTATGTTTCAAGACGTCTGTCCTCACCCTTGACCAACAGATCACATACAGGGAAATGGTCCAAGACCAGGATGGGGGACTGGGTAGGGTTGGGACATCAATGGGAGGCCGCCTTGTCTAGAAACTGGAGAGTCTTCCTGCCAGACCAGGATCTGCTGGGTTCACTTGAGGAGGCTAGAGATTTGGGGGCAGGCTGGGGCTTGCTCAGCATTTATTTCACACAGTTGTTTAAAATataatcattatatatatattttatatataatatataaagagGAATTGAAGTGAGCCACCCCAAAGAAAAagctatattttataaatatttctgtAGCTCCCACATCCCAAAGGAGGGggggaaggaaaataaaaatttacaaccCAAGTTAGTGGTTCCATGTGGTGGGCACAGGGTCCcaaagaacattctggaaggCTGGTCTTTCTGGCCTTGAAAGGTCAAAGACACCCAGTCTTACCCATCCCTGCCCTGGCTTCTTGGAGCAGCCTGGAAGGCAACATGTGGTCACTCGGGCCCCAGGCTGCCAGGTTATTTTTAATCCTATCGGTTTCCTTTGATCCCCCGGCCCTCCCAGGGCGACCAGGCCTCCTGTTCCTGGTGGCTTCCAAGTGGAGTCACAGCACAAGCCGCCTCCCACGCCTGGCATCCGAGATCTGCAGGGAAGTCCACCAGGGTCTCCAGGCCCTTCAGCGGGTCCTCTGGGGAGCAGCGCCCCTCCACAGGGGCGGCGCACACGGCCTCACTTGCAGACGTAGCGCTCCACTGTGCGCTCACACCTGCGGCAGGTGACGTAGCAACACCAATGGTACTTGCAATGGCACCTCTCCACCACTCGGTCCGTGTAGGGGTTGTAGCCACGCCCACAGCACATGAGGTCGCAGCTGTCACTGCCGTTGGAAGTCTTGTTGCACTGCCTGGGGGTGGGGACAAGGGGTCAGTGAGTGCCCATCACCGCCAGCACCTGCCTCTCCCTGCCAAGCAGCCTCACCACTGTGGCTGGCCCCGCCCCGCCATTGTGGCTGGCCCCGCCCTCCAAGAAGCGTGATGGATCTTAGGGGAAACTGAAGCTTTCCTCTCTAACTTCTCAGTGTTTACAACAAGCTGTGATGGAATTGCTGGGGCTATTTTATTTCCTGAGTTGTCTggtttcctccccccccccccttctaaaTCCCAGGAGAATCCTCAAATCAGTGTCTATTAATCCTGacttcatatttaattttttaaaaaatgtgtgtatgtagtatATGCATGCATGGTAATGGTCCATGTACACAAATTTGTGCATGCATTTATTTGGAGGCAGAGGTCCACATTGAATGTCTTACTTTCTTccactctatctatctatctatctatctatctatctatctatctatctctacctATCTCTATCATTTATATCATCTATctttatatctatcatctatatttatcatcatctatatctatctatctatctatctatatctatctatctatctatctatctatctatctatctatctatctattgagaaggagtctctcactgaacccaaagctcagGGATCCACTTGGTaagactggccagtgagttccaggataccttcctgtccctgcctccacctcactgTTAGGGTTATAGATTTATGCCATCACATGGGTggtagggatctgaactcagatcctcatttGGGGAAGCGGGagttccagacagggtttctctaggtaacagccctggctggctgtcctggaactcactctgtagaccaggctgacctcgaactcacagagatccctctggctctgttcccgagtgctgggattaaagacgtgtgccaccacgcccagctgatCCTCAAGCTTACAAAGCAGGTACTTtcccaactgagctacctccccaggcCCTGCCTTCATAATTAATCTTCAATTATTCTGCAATGGAGGTGAGTGTCATTTTTACAATTCAAAAGGCCAGGATAGATTCTGGAATACTAAAAACAGCCCAGGAGGCAAGGTGGGCTTGGGCACTTTGTCTACTGAGTGCAGACCTGCAGGTGTCCAAAGGAGCCGTAGTGACGCCTCTCCCCAGAGGCATTCCTGCACCCTTCTGTTTGTGAAGCAGATGCAATGCATGGCAGCAGTTGCTCACTGGAATCGGTGACAAGCAGAAGTTCTCTTTCTCAACAGTGGCACCAAGGCCATTGCTCACCTTCTTCCCCTAAGCTATGGCAGGAGGTGAGAAGCCAGGGAGGTCTCAGTGAAAGGCAATGCTCCCCTGCCGCCATTTCTCTACCTAGTAAAGAGGCAGCTACTCATGTGGATTGTCCTCTGGGCCAGGGCGAAAGAGGGACTGTGCCTGTGGGATACAGTTGAGGACCGAGCAGTAGGGAGCTTAGGAACAGGCAGGGTACTGACCCACAGCCTGTGGACAGAGTCGTACACTGATACAAGATGATCCTCTGCTCACTCCATGGTCTTCTAGGGCCCTGTGCCCAGCCCCTCTGTGTTCCAGAATCATCTCCCCTTCTCAGCTGCTCCTACTCACCCTGCCGCTTCAAAGCACTCAtgttccttcctgtctcctttgcCTGACCCACTCCGTCTCCACTCTGCCGACCCCCTCAATCTGGCCTCCAGATGGGAGCCTGGGCCTCTTCCTCACAGAGCCCTGGCCTGTGGGGACGGAGCCCCAAACCAGCCCTCCCCTCTCACAGGCAGGACCGTGGACTGCGGAGGAAGCAGATGCTGGCCGGGCACCAACTATGTGCCAGACACGTTCCCAGACACCCGCTCTCTGCTCTGTATTTCCCTAACCTTGTGAGCACCAGCTTTGTGGAATGCTATGAGGGGCTCCTTAATAAAAGTGTTCCCTGGCTGTGTTCCTCTGGGAAACTCCGTTTAATCAAATCCTTAGCCCAGGCTCCCTCAGGTCTTGGGGATGACCAGAGACCTTCCCAGGTGCGTCTGATCACAGAACTTTCTTCCCTGGGTTTTCATGAACCATCTTTGCGAATGCAGCTGTCTAGTTCCTTAACAGCCccacctggcacacagtaggtctgCAGGCAATCATTATCATGGGCTCTTTGTCTTCCCTATCTCCCTATCCAGAGCCAGGGCTGAGCCAGCTGTGGAGACCCCAGGCCCAACCCAAGTAGTCCCCATGGGAGGACTAGAGCCTGGGAGGGGGCGCTTATCAGGAGACAAAGGAGTGTCTTCTCTACAAAGCTCATTCGCTCTGCTTTGGGTACTTCCTCGGCTGCCTTAGGTTGGATGCCGCCTCTGCTTCTCCTTGTGCCTCAGTTCCTCCTTTGTCCAACGAGCAGGGTGGGCATTTATCCTTCACCTGGTCACATGACATTTACTGAGCTTCCGTTTCATGTCGGGCAGCCCTTTCCTCATCCCTGTCCTACAGTACTACCACTGTTATTTCCCATCTAGGGAGAAGGTGGGGCCGTGAGTTTCTATCCCCAGAGTTCCCTTAAGCTCCCTGGAACCTCCTCTCCACACTGGGCAAGGACTCTACTCTCCAAATGCCAGCTGAGTCACCACCGTGCCTGGCCCAGCCCTGAGTGCAGCATTTGTGTGGGTGGCATGGCACTCACCTGTCTTGGGTCCCATGGGATCCCACCTTCTCATTCTTCATACAGAAGTCAGGGGAGCTCTGTAGATACACTAGTTCTGAGTCCTTCACAGGCCGGATATCCAGGTCCTTGGGCACCAAGTGCTTGCGGGTACCCATAGGTCGGTGCACCACTTTCGTGGCTGACAGGTAGCGGGTCTTGAGGTCAGCAGCCACATCCCGGAGCTCTTGCAGCCCCTTCCAACAGGTGCGGATGGAGCAGGAGCCAGACACCCCATGGCACTTACACTTTGTTTCCAGGGAGGCACGGAGAGCCTGTGGACAGGCAGGGTGTCGGCAAGATGGCCAGAACCCCTCCCTGGCCTGtcagggccctggccccccactCCACGCCTGGGTGTTCTTGGGGACTCATGTCCCACTGGATCCTCAAGGGAAGGAGCATTTGGCTCTAAAGCTAGGAGGGGCTGGGCATCATGCTTCCACTCCAGGGCAGCTAAGAGGGGCAGGCAGGAAGAGTGGCATTTGCAGGTGCCGCTTCTCAGAGACACACTCTGTACAAGCTCACTCTGTGCTCTAACACAACTGCCACAGCCCATCCGGGAGACCCACTCTTCCCCTGTCCTAAACAGGAAGGCTTCAAGATGCGAGTCTGACACCCAAGTTTGCAGTTAGAAATTGTagggctgggatttgaacctatgTCTGACAGTGATTCCAAAAGCTGTGACTTTCAATTACtccatgccttctctctctctcccaaaaaACCAGGACTCACTAGAGGCTTgccagaagagcagcaagaaaaagaagagcaagaaagaaggcagctagggagggatgggagagacaggaaggagacaggACGGCGGCTTGGGGGACACCTCCTTCTGGACCCACCCATGGCTGCCAGGTGACACTCTGTCACCACTGAAGGCCTCCGCTCTGAAGTTCGAAGCTGGCATGCTGCTGCTACCTGGTAGAGTGTTGCAAGGGTTAAATGTACTGTACCAAAGGGGTGTGTGAGTTATAACTGTTTAAATCAATATTGGCTCTGAACATGCAGTTTAAATCAGAGCCGTGGAGGAAACTGGAAACCCTTGGGCCAGGGCCTCAGGCAGGATCCAGACCTGGTCTGAGAAATGACTGTTCCCCACAGtcttccctgggcctcagtttcctgctgGTGTCTGAGGGTCAGAGGTCAGACACCTTCTAAGGACCTTCCTATTCAGCTCTTCAAACCCCTCTTCTGCTCACATGACACTTCCCTCTCCCTTGTCTGGCAAGGGTCATGAGTCACCTGGACTCACACTCTGAATCAGCtggttggggaaactgaggctaggaTTGGCTTGGCCTGGCCCCAATCCCCCAGTCAGTAAGTTGGCAGGAGCTAGGCAAAGTGTCCGGGATCGTCTTTATCATTGCGACAGGAAAAGTGGACCGAGGAAGCATACTAGACATAAAGTCTAGGACTTGCTGGAAACctaggagggggaggaagaagacacACAGGGCCACAGGCACCAGGGACAGAGCCCTGAAGCTCAGTTCCTTGAGTCAGGTCGGGGAAGGGGTGGACACTCATGAGCATGCACTAAGCTGCCTAACCTGGTGCCATTTAATCCTTGCGCAGCCCAGACTCCCGGGAACAGCATTCACTttgttccctccccaccccaccccctggcaTTCACCTTTTGCAGGTGACTCCAAGAACAGACTGACGTGCCCTGAGATGAAAACCAAGGCTCCTTTTGCATGCACTGGAGTTCAGGGGAGTGCACCCCAGCTGGAGGCTGAGGTTGCCACAGAGCATCAGTGGGTAAAAGCTCTCTGGGATCCTACAATGGGCAAGCCCCAGGGCTGGGAGGCAGGAGCCTCTGGCTAGGCTCTGAAATAGACCCAGAGTGGggtttggcctcagtttccccagactGTCCAAGGATGGCCTGGGCATTCAGGAGTCCTGACATGAGAGACACCGGTGCCGGGTAGAGCCGTGTGTGGGTTCCACAGGCTCAGCTTCCTCAGGCCATGTGGTGTTCCTGGCTGAGCTACCCAGAGCTAAATCGTGTGAGAGATTCCTTCTGTCGCACCGCACACTCTTCCTGGGGCCTTGTCCCTATCAGTGGGAAAGGGACAACAGAACCTTCTGGGAGTTGTTCTGGGGTCCCAGGAGGGAAAGAATAAAGCATGGAGCACCTGTTCACACTGGAATTGGTGCAAGCACATGTTCACACCAAGATTGGTGCAAGACCTTTCAGAAGTAAAGGGGATTGCTATGgagcctgagttggatccctagaacccagtagaagagaaccaactcccccaaGTCTTACTctcacctaacacacacacacacacacacacacacacacacacacacacacacacgtaaaagtTCAATTCAGTTCACTCACTGCCACACTCACCCAGCCTTTTGGGTAGTaaatgagaaacagagagacattgGTAGCTGATGCTAGGGAGCCATGCTCTCTAGCAGCGTGGATCCCCCACCCCATGACTAAGAGTTGGCGTGATGTAAAGCCTGGGGCCCAGCCCCCTTCCCTGTCCTGAAGGAAGGCTGGGGAACTTGCAGGAGTTCCCACCCTGTCACCACTTTATAGATGGGAAGGAACAGGGCCAGAGAGGAGGTGGGTCGCCACTCAGGAAGTTCGGGGCCGGAGAAGGGCAGAACTCAGAGCCCTGGGCTCTTAGCTCATTGTTCCCTCTGCCTGGAGCACCTGAATCTTGGGGACTCCCTAGAGGAGAAGGGGCAGGTGATCCCAAGCTCTAGAGAGGAAAGAGCAGCAGGGGCCCAGCCcatcccctctcccaccccctcaTGGGGCCCACCATGGGCCCTTCTCCAGCCAGCGGCCCAGGCACACCCTCTGGGGCAGGTGGGGGGTGGTTACCTGTCTCCCCACTTCACTGTTGTGTAGACGCATCAGTTTATTGGCTTGGGATCCTGTTTTTTTCACCTTCATAGGAGCATCGGAAAACTTGGCCCCCATGAGGAGCCCGTAGTTGAGGTTGTCCGCACATCCTCCCCAGCGGTTCCCGGGCCCGGGTGGCTCACCTGGGACAGGGCCGCAGGAGCAGCCGGGCAGGTCGCCAGAGGTGCAGGCCCGGGCGATGGTGTGGCTGATGGTGGCGGCCGACAGGGCATACACGAAGGCTGACTCCCGGGTACCTGTGGGAGAGGTGAGGGTCAGCGGGCTGGAGGTCAGGAGGAGGTCAGCCCCAGGCCCGAGGCCAAGGCTGAGGTGTTTTCCTCCATCCATCTCAGCACAGGGACCCAGCTGTCACCAGGGCAGTGCAGGAGAAAGACTGCAAGGCTTAGAGCCTGTCACTCCCAGCCCACAGTGTACCCTGATGCCCTTCACCAAGAGTCAGGGGGTGCTTTACATAAGCAAAGACCTCAGCCCCCTGAGTCCTTGTAGGAACTCAGGAGTAAGCCAGTTTAGAAACCTGGTCTTTGCACATAGAATCTCACTACTAAGCTGAGGCCATACTGGTTATGTGTTCTTAGAGCAGGAGGGAATTGgggatacacagacacagacagaggagagCACCATCTGACACGGGCTGTAGGTCGGGGTACTGCAGAATACCCACAGCCACCAGGAGCTTCTGTGGACCCAGGGGGAGGGCATGGCCCGCTGACAACTCACGCCCAGACTTGCAGCTTCTGGAACAATGAGACAACATGCAGCCCCGGCTGCCTGGGACCTATCTTACTGCCACCGCCTCTCTcgtactgggattacagtccgGCCACCACTCACGACTGGTAGACAGTGCATTTCCATGTGTGGAGCCAGCCAGTATGCAGGACAAGGATACTGTGATGGAGCCCCGGGAAACGGGCACAGAGCCAGTGAGCTCCCACCCCGTTCCAGGCCGTCCTGGCCCCACATCTGAACCCTGACCCTGCCACTTCTACAGAGCTCAGTTTCCTTGACTGCAGAGCGCGCCTGGGAAGGCCTGCCTGGCGTTCAGACATCTCAGCAAGGAGCGGGAGGTGCCATCGCTGAAACCCAGCGATGCTTGACAGAGCGCACATGTGGGGGACATTAGCCTGTGTGGCCTCAGGTTCCCACACCACCTCCAGGAAGCCTGCTTCAAAGCAATCTGCTGCCCCGACTACTCTGGGCACCGAAGCAGTTCCTGCCGACCAGGTTTGCCTAGGTCCACCGGCCTGCTCAGGGGTGGGCTACACACCAGTCTCATTATATTGATGGGGCTTTTAGCACAGCAAGGAGCCACCTTGGTGCCCTCTGTGGCCATATCCTTCCTTCATCCGTGCATTGTAGCACATGTGTGTCCTGAAGTGTTATTCGGGCCAATGTATGGGCTGATATATTCACTCACTAATATTTATTCATTCCCCAGATCGTGCCTGAAACCCATATCTATGAATGACTCATCCGCTCAAGCGTCCACCCAGCCATGGCTTATCCATCTGTGTAACCATCCATCTATTCACTCATCCGTCCACCCATGAATCCACGCACCTATCCAAACACACAGAGCTTCCGCCTGGATCCTCCCACCAGGGCAGTGCAGCGCCCCACAGCCCCTACCTCTTTCCAGGTCAAGCAGGTAGTTGGGGGCGAGGTCGATGGAGGAGCAGTTCCAGCGCATGTCCGCGAAGGCCCTGCGGCAGGCCTTCATGGCCTCCCGTGCTGCGTACACGATGGTGCGCATGAGCTCCAGGTTGCTACGGCAGAGCTGCACCTGCGCAGACACCAGGCCCTCCAGCTGTTTGCAGTGTTGCGTCTGGTTGAGTGCCAGGGCTGCTGGCGTCTTGGACAGTGCCCTGCATACCCCGAAAACCACCAAACGGAAGAAAGACAGGGTGTAAGGGGGCATTTGATCCGCAGGCCAGCCCTCCCCTCGACAGACTCCAAGTCACTGTTGCAAGGAGCCAGGAAATCGCAAGGCAAAGAAGAGCCACGTGGCAGAGCCATGGCTCGCCTGCCCTAGCCCACCCACCTGCGACCTGGGGTGTGACACTGTCTCTCTCTGGGTCTTCTGCCCTAATTCTAACACAAAATCGCATCCTTTTTCCTGCCTGAACTGTGTAATTGTCTTAGGGATAAACGCATTTACAGTCTGCAAagcactgccagccactgcctcAGTCCTCCTGGCCGTGAATTACCACTGTTCCTCCCCTTCATTCAGCACTGGAAGCTAGGTGCCAGAACCAGGGCTAACTGCTGGAGTCTCATAATGACTGCACGTGCTATTAATTAAGCCATTACGCTATTGCACACCATGAGTTAGGAACTTTACACCATTACTGCATTTAATTCTACAACCATTTTATCACCATTGTAAAGTCCACACCTATGCAAAGGATTGCTACTCAGCAGTTCAAGGACACTGAACTTCATGGCGATCCAGACTCTAGAAAATTCAATATCTAATCCAGATATTCAATGATCCCTGGTGCCTTCTGGTTTTTAGGGTTTTAAAGTTGTACACGGCACATCCCTGGATGGGATCTGGTGATACTGGGACTTTCCTACCACCATGCCTTTGCCCAAGACTGCTCTGATGCCAggaatgcctttttttttccttcttgtacCCAAGTGAATAAAAGAACTTCTACGCATTGAAGAAATACTGAATAGGCACCAAGACTTC includes:
- the Wnt11 gene encoding protein Wnt-11 isoform X1, coding for MRARPQVCEALLFALALHTGVCYGIKWLALSKTPAALALNQTQHCKQLEGLVSAQVQLCRSNLELMRTIVYAAREAMKACRRAFADMRWNCSSIDLAPNYLLDLERGTRESAFVYALSAATISHTIARACTSGDLPGCSCGPVPGEPPGPGNRWGGCADNLNYGLLMGAKFSDAPMKVKKTGSQANKLMRLHNSEVGRQALRASLETKCKCHGVSGSCSIRTCWKGLQELRDVAADLKTRYLSATKVVHRPMGTRKHLVPKDLDIRPVKDSELVYLQSSPDFCMKNEKVGSHGTQDRQCNKTSNGSDSCDLMCCGRGYNPYTDRVVERCHCKYHWCCYVTCRRCERTVERYVCK
- the Wnt11 gene encoding protein Wnt-11 isoform X2, giving the protein MPCRPPPSATPSPGPAPLATCPAAPAALSQALRASLETKCKCHGVSGSCSIRTCWKGLQELRDVAADLKTRYLSATKVVHRPMGTRKHLVPKDLDIRPVKDSELVYLQSSPDFCMKNEKVGSHGTQDRQCNKTSNGSDSCDLMCCGRGYNPYTDRVVERCHCKYHWCCYVTCRRCERTVERYVCK